One Micromonospora sp. WMMD1120 genomic region harbors:
- a CDS encoding Hsp20/alpha crystallin family protein, with protein sequence MLMRTDPFREIDRLTEQFFGTAARPATMQLDAYRDGDHFYAAFDLPGVDPDSIDCTVERNVLTVRAERRRPTGEGVELVAAERPMGTFTRRLFLGDTLDTDKLEAGYENGVLTLRIPVAERAKPRRVTITANGNGRRQINA encoded by the coding sequence ATGTTGATGCGTACCGACCCGTTCCGTGAGATCGACCGACTCACCGAGCAGTTCTTCGGTACGGCGGCCCGGCCGGCGACCATGCAGTTGGACGCGTACCGAGATGGCGACCACTTCTACGCCGCGTTCGACCTGCCCGGCGTCGACCCCGACAGCATCGACTGCACAGTGGAGCGCAACGTGCTCACCGTCCGGGCCGAGCGTCGCCGTCCCACCGGCGAAGGCGTCGAACTGGTCGCCGCCGAACGCCCGATGGGCACCTTCACCCGGCGACTGTTCCTGGGCGACACCCTGGACACCGACAAGCTTGAGGCCGGCTACGAGAACGGCGTGCTGACGCTACGCATCCCCGTCGCCGAGCGGGCCAAGCCCCGCCGGGTCACCATCACCGCCAACGGCAACGGACGCCGACAGATCAACGCGTGA
- a CDS encoding tyrosine-type recombinase/integrase gives MVSPHAPTLARPSAPPALPSGPIEVTEAWLRNRRLSEHTRDAYRRDVTGWLTWCAARDLDPLRATFLHVNDHARALEAGVDVRGGRPLTPATVARRLSALSSWYDFLVKLGAVAANPVAGADRPRVDRDHSATVGLTPEEVDALLGAADADTSATAARNRAAIALLADLGLRVGELISLDLSDLGTERGHRSVRFVGKGGKQRRRALTPGTGWAVDAYLAQRAAAARVPVSELTGPLLVTASGARLDRHSVFRMVRRLARAAGIPAWAKLSPHSLRHAFATTARSEGVPLEDVQDAMGHADPRTTRRYDRDRHNLDRDPAYAVWAARSRRRS, from the coding sequence ATGGTGTCCCCCCACGCCCCGACCCTCGCCCGCCCGAGCGCGCCACCGGCGCTGCCCAGCGGTCCGATCGAGGTCACCGAGGCGTGGCTGCGCAACCGGCGGTTGTCCGAGCACACCCGCGACGCCTACCGACGCGACGTCACCGGCTGGCTCACCTGGTGCGCCGCCCGTGACCTGGACCCGCTGCGGGCCACCTTCCTGCACGTCAACGACCACGCCCGCGCCCTGGAAGCCGGCGTCGACGTGCGCGGTGGCCGCCCGCTCACCCCGGCGACCGTCGCGCGCCGGCTCTCCGCGCTGTCCAGTTGGTACGACTTCCTCGTCAAACTCGGCGCCGTCGCCGCCAACCCGGTCGCCGGCGCCGACCGCCCCCGCGTCGACCGGGACCACTCCGCCACCGTCGGGCTCACCCCCGAGGAGGTGGACGCCCTGCTCGGCGCCGCCGACGCGGACACCAGCGCGACCGCCGCGCGCAACCGGGCGGCGATCGCGCTCCTCGCCGACCTGGGACTGCGGGTCGGTGAGCTGATCTCGCTGGACCTGAGCGACCTCGGCACCGAACGCGGCCACCGCAGCGTGCGCTTCGTCGGCAAGGGCGGCAAGCAACGTCGCCGCGCCCTGACCCCCGGCACCGGGTGGGCGGTGGACGCGTACCTGGCCCAGCGGGCCGCCGCGGCCCGGGTGCCGGTGTCGGAGCTGACCGGCCCGCTGCTGGTCACCGCCAGCGGCGCCCGACTGGACCGGCACTCGGTGTTCCGGATGGTGCGTCGGCTGGCCCGCGCCGCTGGCATCCCGGCCTGGGCGAAGCTGTCCCCGCACTCGCTGCGGCACGCCTTCGCCACCACCGCCCGCTCCGAGGGTGTGCCGCTGGAGGACGTGCAGGACGCGATGGGCCACGCCGACCCGCGCACCACCCGCCGCTACGACCGGGACCGGCACAACCTCGACCGCGACCCGGCCTACGCGGTGTGGGCCGCGCGGTCCCGTCGCCGTAGCTGA
- a CDS encoding VOC family protein, producing MTASADLAMVNLDSSDPAGHAAFYHEVLGWEITHSQPEYAMLSSSGVSIGFGLVEGYRPPSWPNPNGDQRYHLDLYVDDLSAAEEKFIAAGASKPDFQPGGERWVVLLDPIGQPFCICPRPQS from the coding sequence GTGACAGCCTCTGCCGACCTCGCAATGGTCAACCTCGACAGTTCCGACCCCGCCGGGCACGCCGCGTTCTATCACGAGGTGCTGGGATGGGAGATCACCCACAGCCAACCCGAGTACGCGATGCTCAGCTCTTCTGGCGTCTCCATCGGCTTCGGCCTGGTCGAGGGTTACCGTCCGCCGTCCTGGCCGAATCCGAACGGCGACCAGCGCTACCACCTGGATCTCTACGTCGACGACCTGTCGGCGGCGGAGGAGAAGTTCATCGCGGCGGGCGCGTCCAAACCGGACTTCCAACCCGGCGGTGAGCGGTGGGTGGTGCTTCTCGATCCGATCGGCCAGCCGTTCTGCATCTGCCCGCGCCCGCAGAGCTGA